A genome region from Gadus macrocephalus chromosome 15, ASM3116895v1 includes the following:
- the si:dkeyp-121d4.3 gene encoding uncharacterized protein si:dkeyp-121d4.3 isoform X4, whose product MNRGTTHGHLDDGPRYGLPPPPGEWGPYGPPPNEWGPRGPAPHMDWGPRGPPEWGAPHGPWGPHHPAWGHPGWGPEGPDPWGAPPPEWGPPPPGGWGPGGAPPDLYYRPPSPDPYRAPPPPPGFAPPPPPVAYHPPYLPPVEPPPQAAFPASFPPPGWTAEQPMLNPAPEQPQWLKALISVPPTEPPPSSTAAAPTPALAPPPVAPVVPVAPAKPAAPSKPTGPPEPERKATPLGLLGKRIFEKPPAGRSTGIISFIGPTFGYIEREDLEKFSFAFKAYFGNSKALTPGVRVHFTALKEKNSQVATDVKVAPGGTENVGMEIYEAVVSQPIQEPQPGEKLYPGQVFTTLGHLRTNLAYERRDSAVTLLKDDQVLFNLLTDLVTDKRRATNIRLQIPLTYQHTKETRLTGAITKITGPKGVITAETHGELTFELKENLSDVDFTAEDVKEEVEFTLHTVRGAQRAIRIRRLKEPLLLTLCTSPPPLPSPLGARPPARPSAAELGPNVQLDNELYEGVVSQTIIPNSGIVPGYPGQIFANIGPIKTNVTFDKRDCSVTLLKDDHVLINLLVDTMTRKRRAANIKPKVPFTFCYTKEKREKGQIRSIAGRTGDIRSEDYEGLPFDVSDTFSDNELSPEDVGKEVEFTVTTVNNASRGIRLRRLVPPGDKILEEQKKREEEERKKKREEEEEKFRDLEKRKEVAAALAAAQVKWTPLGFRMTDPNTFDDISKERFQGTVLKTISKSPQIYQITKDGVKGDPDEKNVNKEEKKKDAVEAAAAGVDGDKKDVVGVKQEAVKVEPEVRVVSVKVEVKEEQEERPVDGQPAGGKEKEKEKEKERPDRGRLVMTIAGEQKMLHFDPIDVMTSATMMVGDKVRFNIATQRESREERATYVEILPDSFQESTEQRRHGIVIEFSEESGLIKCSQNPQLFFRMSEVIIVKQKKLQLNEKVEFSVVPHETADGGHQAIRITRFMENVFLPVRKLSAVGASQAKGKMTIKISKETKSVDDKGKEQAESDKLKAVVKNLRSQDSKDGRGGGGGRKDYAAGRRRHGRSRSRSRSPSRTHYGRFIERHRSSSVRRSGSRERERSHRRSRSRSRERSGERSRDGGSSRTKSSKNSKERDGRDGREGREGRDGRGGSGGGGGSGAVPVDDELARKKWELEKLNEMIAHRKSMVERDHRDSDPRDSRGGDPRGPDHRGDPRGGGDPRGGDPHGPDPRGPDPHGPDPRGGDPRGPDPRGPDPRGGDPRGPDPRGGDPRGPDPRGGDPRGPDPRGGDPRGPDPRGGDPRGPDPRGPDPRGGDPRGGDPRGGDPRGPDPRGGDPRGPDPRGTCIDYDHGRITLPLKEYKPVHREDPEYRYRSPPCDPERGYYGNSYERGYRPPPHADPYRDRLYDDYPYGDMPYRDAPYAADRAYAERSYSDRPHGEQPYGEQPYPERPYSSAPYPDRYDAYADPYAAKPREEPPYDPLYDPSPAKRARSLDPHRGRSASPTPHPAAPQSPLPSSSYTPPSAQPPPAFKPPQFRPPSPVDSPPRSPSPRPPAQWAAAAPGPSYNPLLEIFNKGLEAHKKPPAAAARGPASYHQRTPSEAQRTPSEPPSYRLPDDGLLPHERAVQDGSGFSRIVGLASEHPAPSRYHEPGRRSSSSAERTNEEDQPFDKIQTLLRTIGMTLSTGDGSRPGAPEGIRSREGYSSAERETGRSSANRSEGRPEWAGSAEARRLHSPSPARPPSAEPRGGRESEYEGFLDRQEMEALKRAKEMQSLTKTIGGAYEYNTPSGPPPTQFQPQHPSSSHRGPNSWAPVGTTQSPTFPSMAPTPPPPTAPPSRRYGTPPGHSPGSPPQYVQGFPTFGPPSSSSSLPFLGQEDPGPSSTSPVPPPPSGPQAPGSSQAGPSTPALTPSAEGQEPNSALTVARCLKVIETVKSLKPSKSVQFSLPTDLPVCSVQIAGGTEEDIKAKQKEKLDQYNQRIQDKRELHYQEIRNLKKQGVWKRRPSVSQGKPIGEPKSVWICGHSLVFWAEARAKSPEVGMQLGMDPSNVVIHWKGTQGMTWPQLLPLLHQLKVKWPNPDVLIMHLGGNDLSTESPTDLLASVKKDLSSMRSIFPQCLLVWSNILPRRVWRHSADNHEVDLVRTTVNRRIHNIILDLGGTSLTHDNIRCGSNTGQYRPDGVHLSSKGIDTFNLNLQDFLERWEMESIKDLEKP is encoded by the exons ATGAACCGCGGTACCACCCACGGCCACCTGGACGACGGGCCGCGGTATGGACTACCTCCCCCGCCCGGAGAGTGGGGCCCCTATGGCCCGCCACCCAACGAATGGGGTCCAAGGGGCCCGGCGCCGCACATGGACTGGGGACCACGAGGACCCCCGGAATGGGGTGCTCCTCACGGCCCTTGGGGACCTCATCACCCCGCATGGGGACACCCTGGTTGGGGTCCGGAGGGTCCGGACCCGTGGGGAGCACCGCCCCCTGAATGGGGGCCTCCTCCGCCGGGCGGCTGGGGCCCTGGCGGCGCTCCTCCAGACCTGTACTACCGCCCGCCCAGCCCGGACCCATACCGagcccctcctccgccgccgggCTTcgctcctccgccgccgccagtCGCTTACCATCCTCCGTACCTGCCGCCCGTGGAGCCCCCCCCACAAGCCGCGTTCCCCGCATCATTCCCTCCACCCGGATGGACGGCGGAG caGCCGATGCTGAACCCTGCTCCAGAACAGCCTCAGTGG TTGAAGGCTTTGATTTCAGTCCCACCCACCGAGCCTCCACCCTCTTCCACGGccgccgcccccacccccgccctggctccgccccccgtTGCTCCCGTGGTGCCGGTAGCCCCTGCAAAGCCTGCGGCCCCTTCAAAGCCCACGGGGCCTCCCGAACCAGAGCGCAAGGCCACACCGcttggccttctgggaaaaaggATATTTGAAAA gcCCCCAGCTGGACGCTCCACTGGCATCATCTCCTTCATCGGG CCCACGTTCGGATACATCGAGAGGGAAGACCTGGAGAAGTTCTCCTTCGCGTTCAAAGCCTACTTTGGGAACTCCAAGGCCCTGACGCCAGGGGTCAGAGTTCACTTCACCGCGCTCAAGGAGAAG AACAGTCAGGTGGCCACGGACGTAAAGGTGGCCCCGGGGGGGACGGAGAACGTTGGCATGGAGATCTACGAGGCCGTGGTCAGCCAGCCAATCCAGGAGCCCCAG CCCGGGGAGAAGCTGTACCCAGGCCAGGTGTTCACCACGCTGGGCCACCTGCGCACCAACCTGGCGTACGAGCGGCGGGACTCTGCGGTGACGCTGCTGAAGGACGACCAGGTGCTGTTCAACCTGCTCACCGACCTGGTGACGGACAAGAGGAGGGCCACCAACATCCGGCTGCAGATCCCCCTCACCTACCAGCACACCAAGGAGACCCGCCTCACG GGCGCCATCACGAAAATCACGGGCCCCAAGGGGGTGATCACGGCGGAGACGCACGGCGAGCTGACCTTCGAACTGAAAGAGAACCTGAGTGACGTGGACTTCACCGCGGAGGACGTcaaagaggaggtggagttCACCCTCCACACG GTGCGAGGAGCCCAGAGGGCGATCAGGATCCGCCGCCTGAAGGAGCCCCTGCTCCTCACCCTCTgcacctcaccccctcccctgccctcgCCCCTGGgcgcccgcccccccgcccgcccgagTGCCGCCGAGCTGGGGCCCAATGTTCAGCTGGACAACGAGCTGTACGAGGGCGTGGTCAGCCAGACCATCATCCCAAACTCC GGCATTGTACCAGGCTACCCGGGTCAGATCTTCGCCAACATCGGGCCGATCAAGACCAACGTGACGTTTGACAAGCGGGACTGCTCGGTGACGCTGCTGAAGGACGACCACGTGCTGATCAACCTGCTGGTCGACACCATGACCCGCAAGCGCCGCGCCGCCAACATCAAGCCCAAGGTCCCCTTCACCTTCTGCTACAccaaggagaagagggagaag GGTCAGATCCGCAGCATTGCGGGCCGCACTGGAGACATCCGCTCGGAGGACTACGAGGGGCTGCCCTTCGACGTCTCGGACACCTTCAGCGACAACGAGCTCAGCCCGGAGGATGTGGGCAAGGAGGTGGAGTTCACTGTGACGACG GTGAACAACGCCTCCAGGGGAATCCGCCTGAGGAGGCTGGTGCCACCGGGAGACAAGATCCTGGAGGAGCAGAAGAaacgagaagaggaggagaggaagaagaagagggaggaggaagaggagaaattCAGAGACttggagaagaggaaggaggtggCTGCGGCGCTGGCAGCGGCCCAGGTCAAG TGGACCCCGCTGGGCTTCAGAATGACCGACCCCAACACCTTCGACGACATCAGCAAGGAGCGCTTCCAGGGTACCGTGCTGAAGACCATCTCCAAGAGCCCTCAGATCTACCAGATCACCAAGGACGGCGTGAAGGGCGACCCCGACGAGAAG AACGTTAataaagaagagaagaagaaggacgctgtagaggcggcggcggcgggcgtggATGGAGACAAGAAGGACGTGGTCGGAGTGAAACAGGAAGCAGTCAAGGTTGAACCGGAAGTGAGAGTTGTCTCGGttaaggtggaggtgaaggaggagcaggaggagcgtCCCGTGGACGGTCAGCCGGCCGgcgggaaggagaaggagaaggagaaggagaaggagcggcCCGACCGAGGCCGCCTGGTGATGACCATCGCCGGGGAGCAGAAGATGTTGCACTTTGACCCCATTGACGTCATGACCAGTGCCACCATGATGGTCGGAGACAAG GTGCGCTTCAACATCGCCACGCAGCgggagagcagggaggagcGGGCCACCTACGTGGAGATCCTCCCGGACTCCTTCCAGGAGTCCACGGAGCAGCGCCGACAC GGCATCGTGATCGAGTTCTCCGAGGAGTCCGGGCTCATCAAGTGCTCCCAGAATCCCCAGCTGTTCTTCCGCATGTCTGAGGTCATCATCGTCAAGCAGAAGAAGCTCCAGCTGAACGAGAAGGTGGAGTTCAGCGTGGTGCCG CATGAGACGGCGGACGGCGGGCACCAGGCCATCCGGATCACCCGCTTCATGGAGAACGTCTTCCTTCCTGTCCGGAAGCTGAGTGCTGTCGGTGCCAGCCAGGCCAAGGGGAAG ATGACCATCAAGATCTCCAAAGAAACAAAGAGTGTTGACGACAAAGG TAAAGAGCAGGCGGAGTCGGACAAGCTGAAGGCGGTGGTGAAGAACCTGCGTTCCCAGGACTCCAAGGACggccgggggggcggcggcgggcgcaAGGACTACGCCGCTGGCCGCCGGCGCCACGGGCGCTCGCGCAGCCGGAGCCGCAGCCCCTCCAGGACGCACTACGGCCGCTTCATCGAGAGGCACCGCAGCTCCAGCGTCAGACGCAGCGGCAGCCGGGAGCGGGAGCGCTCGCACCGCCGCTCCCGCTCCCGGAGCCGGGAGAGGAgcggggagaggagcagggacggCGGGAGCAGCAGGACGAAGAGTAGTAAAAACAGcaaggagagagatgggagggatgggagggaagggagggaagggagggatgggagggggggtagtggtggtggcggcggcagtGGAGCTGTGCCAGTCGATGACGAACTCGCCAGGAAGAAATGGGAACTGGAGAAGCTGAACGAGATGATCGCTCACAGGAAGTCCATGGTGGAGCGGGACCACCGGGACAGCGATCCTCGAGACTCTCGGGGAGGAGACCCCCGGGGCCCAGACCATCGAGGAGACCCCCGAGGAGGAGGTGACCCCCGAGGTGGTGACCCCCACGGCCCTGACCCCCGCGGCCCTGACCCCCACGGCCCTGACCCCCGAGGAGGTGACCCCCGTGGCCCTGACCCCCGTGGCCCTGACCCCCGAGGAGGTGACCCCCGTGGCCCTGACCCCCGAGGAGGTGACCCCCGTGGCCCTGACCCCCGAGGAGGTGACCCCCGTGGCCCTGACCCCCGAGGAGGTGACCCCCGTGGCCCTGACCCCCGAGGAGGTGACCCCCGTGGCCCTGACCCCCGTGGCCCTGACCCCCGAGGAGGTGACCCCCGTGGAGGTGACCCCCGTGGAG GTGACCCCCGTGGCCCTGACCCCCGAGGAGGTGACCCCCGCGGCCCTGACCCCCGCGGGACCTGCATCGACTACGACCACGGCCGCATAACCCTGCCCCTGAAGGAGTACAAACCGGTCCATCGGGAAGACCCGGAATACCGGTACCGCTCGCCACCGTGCGACCCGGAAAGAGGTTACTATGGCAACTCTTACGAGAGAGGCTACCGGCCCCCGCCCCACGCCGACCCCTACAGAGACCGTCTCTATGACGACTATCCCTACGGAGACATGCCCTACAGGGACGCTCCTTACGCGGCGGACCGCGCCTATGCCGAACGTTCCTACAGCGACCGTCCCCACGGAGAGCAGCCATACGGGGAGCAGCCGTACCCGGAGCGCCCCTACAGCAGCGCTCCGTACCCGGACCGCTACGACGCGTACGCCGACCCGTACGCCGCCAAACCCCGCGAAGAACCACCGTACGACCCTCTCTATGACCCGTCCCCGGCCAAGCGTGCCCGGTCCCTAGACCCCCACCGGGGGCGTTCGGCCTCCCCGACGCCTCACCCGGCCGCCCCTCAgagtcccctcccctccagctcCTACACCCCTCCCTCCGCCCAGCCCCCGCCCGCCTTCAAACCCCCGCAGTTCAGACCCCCGTCCCCGGTGGACTCCCCCCCGCggagcccctccccccggccACCCGCCCAGTGGGCCGCGGCGGCCCCCGGCCCGTCCTACAACCCCCTCCTGGAGATCTTCAACAAAGGCCTGGAGGCCCACAAGAagcccccggcggcggcggccagagGCCCCGCCTCCTACCATCAGCGGACCCCCAGCGAGGCGCAGAGGACCCCAAGCGAGCCGCCGAGCTACAGGCTGCCCGACGACGGGCTGCTGCCCCACGAGCGCGCCGTGCAGGACGGCAGCGGCTTCTCCAGGATCGTGGGCCTGGCCTCGGAGCATCCGGCCCCCAGCCGTTACCACGAGCCCGGCCGCCGGAGCTCCTCCTCCGCGGAGAGGACCAACGAGGAGGACCAGCCCTTCGACAAGATCCAGACCCTGCTCAGGACCATCGGCATGACGCTGTCCACCGGCGACGGCTCCAGGCCCGGCGCCCCGGAGGGCATCCGCTCCAGGGAGGGCTACTCGTCCgccgagagagagaccggccGGTCCTCAGCCAATAGGAGCGAGGGGCGACCCGAGTGGGCCGGGTCTGCGGAGGCGAGGCGACTCCACTCCCCGTCCCCGGCCCGGCCGCCCAGCGCCGAGCCGCGGGGCGGCCGGGAGTCTGAGTACGAGGGCTTCCTGGACCGGCAGGAGATGGAGGCTCTGAAGAGGGCCAAAGAGATGCAGAGTCTCACCAAGACCATCGGGGGCGCGTATGAATACAACACGCCCTCcggtcccccccccactcagtTCCAACCGCAGCACCCCAGCTCCTCCCACCGGGGCCCCAACAGCTGGGCTCCGGTCGGAACCACGCAGAGCCCCACCTTCCCCAGCATGGCCCCCACACCGCCTCCTCCCACTGCGCCACCGTCTCGTCGGTACGGGACTCCCCCCGGACACTCTCCCGGATCGCCCCCGCAGTACGTCCAGGGGTTCCCTACCTTcgggcccccctcctcctcctcctctctccccttcctggGTCAGGAGGACCCAGGGCCGAGCTCCACCAGCCccgtcccgcccccccccagcggcCCTCAGGCCCCGGGGTCCTCCCAGGCCGGCCCGTCAACTCCAGCCCTGACCCCCAGTGCTGAGGGTCAGGAGCCGAACTCTGCCCTCACGGTGGCCCGGTGCCTCAAGGTGATTGAGACGGTGAAGTCTCTGAAGCCCTCCAAGTCGGTGCAGTTCAGCCTGCCCACAGACCTGCCCGTCTGCAGCGTGCAGATCGCTGGAGGGACGGAGGAGGACATCAAGGCCAAGCAGAAGGAGAAG TTGGACCAGTACAACCAGCGGATTCAGGACAAGCGGGAATTGCATTATCAAGAGATTAGGAACCTCAAGAAACAAGGAGTTTGGAAGAGACGTCCCTCCGTCTCACAAG GTAAGCCAATCGGGGAGCCCAAGAGCGTGTGGATCTGCGGCCACTCCCTGGTGTTCTGGGCCGAGGCGCGGGCCAAGTCCCCAGAGGTGGGCATGCAGCTGGGCATGGACCCCAGCAACGTGGTGATCCACTGGAAGGGCACCCAGGGCATGACCTGGCCccagctgctgccgctgctccaCCAGCTCAAGGTGAAGTGGCCCAACCCGGACGTGCTCATCATGCACCTGGGCGGGAACGACCTGAGCACGGAGAGCCCCACCGACCTGCTGGCCTCGGTCAAGAAGGACCTGAGCTCCATGCGAAGCATCTTCCCCCAGTGCCTGCTGGTCTGGTCCAACATCCTGCCCCGCCGGGTGTGGCGCCACTCGGCAGACAACCATGAGGTTGACCTGGTGAGGACCACGGTCAACCGCCGCATCCACAACATCATCCTGGACCTGGGCGGCACCAGCCTGACCCACGACAACATCCGCTGTGGCTCCAACACGGGCCAGTACCGGCCGGACGGGGTGCACCTGTCCTCCAAGGGCATCGACACCTTCAACCTCAACCTGCAGGACTTCCTGGAGAGGTGGGAGATGGAGTCCATCAAAGACCTGGAGAAACCCTGA